In the genome of Dermacentor andersoni chromosome 3, qqDerAnde1_hic_scaffold, whole genome shotgun sequence, one region contains:
- the LOC126538902 gene encoding elongator complex protein 6-like encodes MFLELNTFLDFDNKVLPRRFVVISSDDMVEHAFVLNHMLMLYLKTGRRVFQLNFVNDDAFFASVCQKLGINLKTYAAKNAFYSFSCLKVLKDLVKTSFSDSSHPFAFLTAPASEHGDDRLSVLRCQILDALRRFVGDDATKGEVLVLVDDVSSVLNFGLGYREIAGLIHSLRVEPLVCERGTVVTGTKFCAREDDADCHRLCTYLSHLADATIDVRGLSTGHSRDITGQISMTRTSNTQLPTTKKMHFRLEDRGVKLFPVGLNKLPSHV; translated from the exons ATGTTCTTAGAACTTAATAcgtttcttgactttgacaacaaGGTGCTACCGAGGCGGTTTGTCGTCATCTCCAGCGACGACATGGTGGAGCACGCGTTCGTGCTCAATCACATGCTCATGTTGTACCTGAAGACCGGCCGCAGAGTGTTCCAACTCAATTTCGTCAACGACGACGCTTTCTTCGCTAGCGTGTGTCAAAAGTTGGGCATCAACCTGAAAACTTACGCCGCTAAGAACGCCTTCTACAGCTTCAGCTGTCTCAAGGTCCTGAAAGACCTCGTCAAAACTTCCTTCTCCGACAGCTCGCACCCGTTCGCCTTCCTGACTGCACCGGCGTCCGAGCACGGCGACGACAGACTGTCCGTGCTGCGGTGCCAAATTTTAGATGCGCTGCGGCGCTTCGTCGGCGACGACGCGACGAAAGGCGAAGTCCTCGTCCTGGTAGACGACGTCTCGAGCGTGCTAAACTTTGGCCTCGGGTACCGGGAAATCGCGGGCCTGATCCACTCGCTCAGAGTCGAACCTCTCGTTTGTGAGCGTGGCACGGTGGTCACGGGCACGAAATTCTGCGCCCGCGAGGACGACGCGGACTGTCACCGGCTCTGCACGTACCTGTCCCACCTCGCCGACGCCACGATTGACGTGCGGGGTCTCTCCACGGGACACAGCAGAGACATCACGGGACAG ATTTCGATGACAAGAACGAGCAATACGCAGCTGCCAACGACAAAGAAAATGCATTTCCGGCTCGAGGACAGAGGTGTCAAGCTCTTCCCTGTTGGCCTTAACAAGTTGCCATCGCACGTCTAG